In Cottoperca gobio chromosome 1, fCotGob3.1, whole genome shotgun sequence, a genomic segment contains:
- the LOC115008296 gene encoding rab11 family-interacting protein 4A-like: MDEDFLPESERLLTFVRKLKEVFDACDEDSDGFIRPEHFVQLGSQFGQTEQVKKLAKCLDPDSHGRINFKDFCCGVLTMKGYVRLLKKKSGPQFITGPYETAKSCYRTHSLECRQGPAESHQ; this comes from the exons aTGGATGAAGACTTTCTTCCTGAGTCGGAGCGTCTGCTGACATTTGTGAGGAAACTCAAAGAGGTGTTTGACGCGTGTGACGAGGACTCAGACGGGTTTATCCGCCCTGAACACTTTGTGCAGTTGGGTTCCCAGTTTGGACAAACGGAACAG GTGAAGAAGTTGGCCAAATGTCTGGACCCCGACTCTCATGGGAGAATCAACTTCAAAGACTTCTGCTGCGGCGTTCTCACCATGAAAG gtTATGTGAGGCtccttaaaaagaaaagtgggcCACAGTTCATCACAGGGCCGTATGAGACAGCTAAGAGTTGCTATCGG acacacagtctgGAATGTAGACAAGGCCCCGCAGAGTCCCACCAATGA